A window of Mucilaginibacter sp. PAMC 26640 contains these coding sequences:
- a CDS encoding amidohydrolase, which translates to MKKFLSLIVALILLQIQLSAQDAYTILKPDRVFDGNQIHQGWWVLVKGKHIEAAGEPSSMAVPASAKVIVLKGSTLMPGMIEGHSHLFLHPYNETSWDQQVLTESRAERTARAVEHARATLMAGFTTVRDLGTEGAGYDDAGLKTAIDKGVVPGPRMLVATRAIVATGSYGPKSGVSELNLIKGAEEADGSEGLTRVIRSQIGYGADVIKLYADYRWGVDGASEPTFTEQELKTAVAVAGSSGRQVVVHSGTEEGLRRAIAAGVSTIEHGDGGTPELFKQMKAKRIALCPTLAATESIQFYHGWKKGIDPEPESVKHKHYIFTEALKAGVTICMGGDVGVFTHGNNSLEMLLMVEYGMKPIDVLRSATSVNAAVFGMKTSGNIKAGYVADLVAVSGDPSVDIKAVKQVGFVMKDGVVYLGK; encoded by the coding sequence ATGAAAAAGTTCCTTTCGTTAATAGTAGCCCTAATTTTACTCCAAATTCAACTCTCTGCTCAGGATGCTTATACCATTCTAAAACCCGACCGTGTTTTCGATGGTAACCAGATTCATCAGGGTTGGTGGGTATTGGTAAAAGGTAAGCATATTGAAGCCGCGGGAGAACCATCATCTATGGCGGTACCAGCCTCCGCTAAAGTGATAGTACTTAAAGGGAGCACGCTGATGCCGGGCATGATTGAAGGCCACTCGCATTTATTCCTGCATCCATACAACGAAACTTCCTGGGACCAGCAGGTGCTGACCGAAAGCCGCGCTGAACGTACGGCCCGGGCCGTAGAACACGCCAGAGCAACGTTGATGGCAGGATTTACGACAGTTAGGGATTTAGGTACTGAAGGTGCCGGGTATGACGATGCGGGATTAAAAACCGCCATTGACAAGGGGGTAGTGCCAGGACCGCGGATGCTGGTTGCCACAAGGGCTATTGTTGCCACGGGCAGCTACGGGCCCAAAAGCGGCGTGAGCGAGTTGAACCTGATAAAAGGTGCAGAAGAAGCGGATGGCAGCGAAGGACTTACCCGCGTAATACGCTCGCAGATTGGATACGGCGCGGATGTGATAAAACTTTATGCCGATTACCGGTGGGGAGTGGACGGGGCGTCGGAGCCTACTTTTACCGAGCAGGAACTAAAAACGGCCGTAGCGGTTGCTGGCAGCAGCGGCAGGCAGGTGGTGGTACATTCTGGTACCGAAGAGGGATTGCGCAGAGCCATAGCTGCCGGTGTAAGTACCATTGAGCACGGAGATGGCGGCACACCGGAGTTATTTAAACAGATGAAAGCAAAAAGAATTGCCCTTTGCCCAACGCTGGCTGCTACAGAATCCATCCAGTTCTACCACGGCTGGAAGAAAGGCATCGACCCGGAGCCGGAAAGTGTAAAGCATAAGCATTACATCTTCACCGAAGCACTAAAGGCCGGTGTAACCATTTGCATGGGCGGCGATGTAGGCGTGTTTACTCATGGCAATAACTCATTGGAAATGCTGCTGATGGTGGAGTATGGCATGAAACCTATAGACGTGCTTCGGTCGGCTACATCGGTGAACGCAGCAGTTTTCGGAATGAAGACTTCGGGGAATATCAAGGCAGGTTACGTAGCGGATCTGGTTGCCGTTAGCGGTGATCCTTCCGTAGATATTAAAGCCGTAAAGCAGGTAGGCTTTGTGATGAAGGATGGGGTTGTTTATTTGGGCAAATAA
- a CDS encoding protoporphyrinogen IX oxidase, whose product MYQYVLAIHIIFVVCWMAGLFYIVRLFIYHREAQDKPEPARSILSEQFEIIEKKLWWIIATPSMYFVILAGATMLHLNPGLWKMPWLHVKLTFVVALIAYHFICQKIMKQMAKGTYKWTSLQLRLWNEVATIFLFAIVFLVVLKSAVNWIFGVIGIILFSLIIMSAVKVYKYFREKR is encoded by the coding sequence ATGTACCAATACGTTTTAGCCATACATATCATCTTTGTAGTCTGCTGGATGGCGGGGCTATTTTATATTGTACGTTTGTTTATATATCACCGCGAGGCGCAGGATAAGCCGGAACCTGCGCGTAGCATCCTGTCGGAGCAATTCGAAATCATCGAGAAGAAGCTGTGGTGGATCATCGCAACTCCAAGTATGTATTTCGTGATCCTTGCCGGTGCTACCATGCTGCATCTTAATCCCGGTTTGTGGAAAATGCCCTGGCTGCATGTAAAGCTCACTTTTGTGGTGGCACTGATCGCCTATCACTTTATTTGCCAGAAAATTATGAAGCAAATGGCAAAAGGTACCTACAAGTGGACTTCCCTACAGCTTCGCCTTTGGAACGAAGTAGCCACTATTTTCCTGTTCGCTATTGTTTTCCTGGTGGTATTAAAAAGTGCCGTCAATTGGATCTTTGGCGTTATTGGTATTATCCTTTTTAGCCTCATTATCATGTCGGCGGTAAAGGTTTATAAGTATTTTAGGGAGAAGAGGTAA
- a CDS encoding uroporphyrinogen decarboxylase — MRDSLLIKAAFSEAIERPPVWMMRQAGRFMPQYWEIKNKYSFLEMCKTPEIAADVTMLPVDLLDIDAAILFSDILVTGEAMGGDLSFTQGIGPKFANPVRTQADIDNLQTEVGDKLQYVADAIKVIQQRLNGKIPLIGFAGAPFTVMSYLVEGGSSKDFKLTKLMLHNHPEMAHQLLSKIATVTADYLNLQIAAGVNAVQIFDSWAQALSWDDYTEFSHRYIVEIISKLNRKDIPVISFCKGSSVFAPLMAEAKPDVVSIDWNVDLLDIKNRLPQGIAVQGNLDPHILYADKKVIKERIYRLFDRMKGEKGFIFNLGHGIMPDIPFDNVKYAVEVIKEYR; from the coding sequence ATGAGAGATTCGTTATTAATAAAAGCCGCATTTTCAGAAGCAATAGAACGTCCACCCGTATGGATGATGCGCCAGGCAGGCCGTTTTATGCCACAATACTGGGAAATCAAAAACAAGTACTCCTTCCTGGAAATGTGCAAAACGCCGGAGATCGCTGCTGATGTAACCATGCTACCGGTTGATCTGCTGGATATTGATGCAGCTATTCTATTTTCCGATATACTCGTAACCGGTGAAGCAATGGGCGGCGACTTAAGCTTTACCCAAGGTATCGGCCCCAAATTTGCCAACCCGGTACGCACGCAGGCCGATATAGATAACCTGCAAACTGAAGTAGGCGATAAACTGCAATATGTGGCCGATGCCATTAAAGTCATTCAGCAACGGCTGAACGGTAAAATACCTTTGATCGGTTTTGCAGGTGCTCCATTTACTGTAATGAGTTATTTAGTGGAGGGCGGATCATCTAAAGATTTTAAGCTAACCAAGTTGATGCTGCACAACCACCCGGAAATGGCGCATCAGTTATTGTCAAAAATAGCAACGGTTACAGCCGACTACCTAAACCTGCAAATTGCTGCCGGGGTAAATGCCGTGCAGATCTTTGATAGCTGGGCTCAGGCTTTATCATGGGATGATTATACCGAGTTTTCGCACCGCTACATTGTGGAGATCATTAGCAAGCTTAACCGGAAAGATATTCCGGTAATCTCATTTTGTAAAGGCAGTTCGGTATTTGCACCGCTAATGGCAGAGGCCAAGCCGGATGTAGTATCTATCGACTGGAATGTTGATCTGTTAGATATCAAGAATCGTTTACCGCAAGGTATTGCTGTACAGGGTAACCTGGATCCGCATATTTTGTATGCCGATAAGAAAGTGATCAAAGAACGCATTTACCGCCTGTTCGACCGTATGAAAGGTGAAAAAGGCTTCATCTTCAACCTTGGGCACGGCATCATGCCGGATATTCCGTTTGATAATGTGAAGTACGCGGTTGAGGTGATAAAAGAGTATAGATAA
- a CDS encoding glycosyl hydrolase yields MNQANSNRHILLIALLVLLGLTSPNISQAQLRNARFKNNPPVADTLLTRFQSPPDSARSRVYWFWIYNRVTKEGITRDLEEFRAKGISGVNLICNGGYGGKEPLLGVDFLGKEWRTLFRHAIREAKRLHLEFGFNLAGGWTLMGPSVTQDDAMKKIVTAELTVNGGTKFSGALPQPEQIEGYYHDITVQAYPLPATDKIVDLKMVIDISSHLNPNGVLNWTVPPGKWVILRSGYTLTGHPWSKWKAYPDGDTFKGGEGYEIDYLSKAALDNYFNYLGKTVIEEAKKAGGKIDYLWSDSWECGKLTWTQDFPNQFKKFRGYDLKPFLPVLAGYTVVDSAITARFREDFDRTIQDCIAENCYGHFAYLCHQYGMKVGNEAGGPNDIPPQDVLKNFSTSDILAGEFWVNGHRNAPGGYNKNRNSRLNLKQTATAAHVYGKKQAEAEAFTEQEKDATHWTLGPSDLKPYANDAFVEGINRLMLHSATSQPPSDGKPGYEYCAGTHFSPNITWWEQSSAFFNYLNRCQYMLQQGNFFADVCYYLGERPPLLAPPKYSIPTLGAGYDCDYINPDVLLNRMTVRNGRIVLAGGMVYKLFVLQNCVSPTPEIAAEVGRYQGLKVSPIPSREMSLPVIRKIRSLIYMGATVVGAPPENAGELNGHPVTDAEVRKIATEIWGDLDGKTRTERRLGKGRVIWGKTEREILKADGVIPDMTFTGQAEDADQFNYIHRQDGETEIYFVINRTNKKQTHDFTFRIAGKQPEIWDALTGKKTNATAYKQTNDETTMPLDLDPFGSYFIVFRKSGHSNGTAAHNFPQLVQLSTLVGPWNVSFDPTWGGSSKTTFPELVSWTKRREEGIKHYSGLATYSKTFDLEAAAAESLSEKDKRIFLDLGEVKNVAVVRVNGKDLGVLWCAPWRVDITDALKQKGNVLQIDIINLWANRVVHDLSLPKEKRLTKTHESFRFDMLNVNTPPLESGLIGPVRLFTATK; encoded by the coding sequence ATGAACCAGGCAAATTCCAATCGACACATTTTGTTAATAGCGTTATTAGTGCTATTGGGTTTAACCTCCCCAAATATTAGCCAGGCACAGCTACGCAATGCTCGATTTAAAAATAACCCGCCAGTCGCCGACACACTATTGACGCGGTTCCAATCTCCGCCGGATTCTGCCAGATCAAGGGTCTATTGGTTTTGGATATACAACCGGGTTACAAAAGAAGGCATCACCAGAGATCTCGAAGAATTCAGAGCGAAGGGTATTAGTGGCGTGAACCTGATCTGCAACGGTGGCTATGGCGGTAAGGAACCATTACTGGGAGTTGACTTTTTAGGTAAAGAGTGGCGGACGCTTTTCAGACATGCTATTCGTGAAGCAAAAAGGCTGCATCTGGAATTTGGTTTCAACCTGGCAGGAGGATGGACGTTAATGGGTCCTTCTGTTACGCAGGACGATGCCATGAAAAAAATTGTAACAGCAGAGCTTACCGTTAATGGCGGGACAAAATTTTCCGGAGCGCTGCCGCAGCCTGAGCAGATTGAGGGGTATTATCATGATATTACCGTTCAGGCCTATCCATTGCCAGCCACTGATAAAATCGTTGATCTAAAAATGGTCATAGATATTTCATCGCATTTAAATCCTAATGGCGTTTTGAACTGGACTGTACCACCCGGAAAATGGGTGATCTTAAGAAGCGGTTATACGCTAACGGGCCATCCCTGGAGCAAATGGAAAGCGTACCCGGATGGTGACACGTTTAAAGGCGGCGAAGGTTATGAGATCGACTATCTAAGTAAAGCTGCATTGGACAATTACTTTAACTATTTAGGTAAAACCGTTATTGAAGAGGCAAAAAAGGCAGGAGGGAAAATCGACTATCTGTGGAGCGACAGTTGGGAATGCGGTAAACTAACCTGGACGCAGGATTTTCCCAATCAGTTCAAGAAATTCCGTGGTTATGACCTGAAACCTTTCTTGCCGGTTTTAGCAGGGTACACTGTTGTCGATTCTGCAATCACTGCACGTTTCCGGGAGGATTTTGATAGGACGATTCAGGATTGTATCGCTGAGAATTGCTATGGACATTTTGCCTACTTATGCCATCAATATGGAATGAAAGTTGGTAACGAAGCGGGCGGGCCCAATGATATCCCTCCACAAGATGTTTTAAAGAATTTTAGTACCAGTGATATATTAGCCGGCGAATTTTGGGTAAACGGACATCGAAATGCGCCGGGCGGATACAATAAAAACCGAAATTCGAGACTTAATCTGAAGCAGACTGCTACCGCAGCGCATGTGTATGGTAAAAAACAAGCGGAAGCCGAAGCTTTTACAGAACAGGAAAAAGATGCCACCCATTGGACACTTGGCCCATCTGATTTAAAACCTTACGCCAATGATGCCTTTGTTGAAGGTATCAATCGCTTAATGCTACATTCTGCAACCAGCCAGCCCCCGTCTGACGGCAAGCCGGGCTATGAGTATTGTGCCGGAACTCATTTTTCTCCAAATATTACCTGGTGGGAACAATCGTCTGCCTTTTTCAACTACCTCAATCGTTGCCAGTACATGCTTCAGCAAGGAAACTTTTTTGCAGATGTGTGCTACTATCTGGGAGAAAGACCGCCGCTTTTGGCACCCCCCAAATACAGTATACCGACACTTGGTGCCGGCTATGACTGCGATTACATTAACCCGGATGTGCTTCTTAACAGGATGACCGTAAGGAACGGGCGTATTGTATTGGCCGGAGGAATGGTTTACAAACTGTTTGTTTTACAAAATTGTGTTTCCCCAACGCCGGAAATTGCGGCCGAGGTTGGGCGGTATCAGGGGCTAAAGGTTTCGCCAATTCCTTCCAGAGAAATGTCATTGCCTGTAATCAGGAAAATAAGAAGCTTAATTTATATGGGGGCTACAGTGGTTGGCGCACCTCCTGAAAATGCCGGGGAGCTTAACGGTCACCCGGTAACTGATGCGGAGGTTAGAAAAATTGCCACAGAAATTTGGGGCGACCTTGACGGTAAAACACGAACAGAGCGCAGATTAGGTAAAGGCCGTGTAATTTGGGGGAAAACGGAGAGAGAGATCTTAAAAGCTGATGGTGTAATACCAGACATGACCTTTACTGGCCAAGCTGAAGATGCAGATCAGTTTAATTATATCCATCGTCAGGATGGTGAGACGGAAATTTATTTCGTAATCAACCGGACTAATAAAAAACAAACACACGACTTTACTTTTAGAATTGCCGGTAAACAGCCCGAAATATGGGATGCATTAACTGGTAAAAAGACCAACGCAACGGCTTACAAGCAAACAAACGATGAAACAACGATGCCGTTGGACCTTGACCCATTCGGTTCTTATTTTATCGTGTTTCGGAAATCTGGTCATTCTAATGGTACTGCCGCACATAACTTTCCGCAATTGGTTCAACTGAGTACTTTGGTTGGGCCGTGGAACGTATCATTTGACCCTACCTGGGGTGGCTCGTCGAAGACTACCTTCCCTGAGTTGGTCAGCTGGACTAAACGCCGGGAAGAAGGGATTAAACACTACTCGGGTTTGGCAACCTACAGCAAAACTTTTGATCTGGAAGCTGCCGCAGCTGAAAGTTTATCAGAAAAAGATAAAAGAATATTTCTTGATCTTGGTGAAGTGAAAAATGTGGCGGTGGTACGCGTTAACGGAAAAGATTTAGGTGTTTTATGGTGCGCCCCCTGGCGTGTTGATATTACTGATGCATTAAAACAGAAGGGCAATGTATTACAAATTGATATCATCAATTTATGGGCAAACCGGGTGGTTCATGATCTCAGCCTTCCGAAAGAAAAAAGATTAACTAAGACTCACGAAAGCTTTCGGTTTGACATGTTGAATGTGAACACTCCTCCGCTTGAGTCTGGATTAATTGGCCCGGTCAGGCTTTTTACGGCAACAAAATAA
- a CDS encoding delta-aminolevulinic acid dehydratase, whose protein sequence is MLQRPRRNRKSEVIRQMVQETHVSAANLIFPLFIVDGDNQKTEVASMPGIFRYSIDNLLREIESCMKLGLKSFDLFPNIHDDFKDKYATESHREESLYLRAIRAVKKEFPEACVITDVAMDPYSSDGHDGVVENGEIINDATLEILGKMALAHARSGADIIAPSDMMDGRVGYIRKTLDDAGFSNVSIMSYSAKYASAFYGPFRDALNSAPKFGDKKTYQMNPANQREALIEANLDELEGADFLMVKPALAYLDVIKLIKDNTELPVAAYNVSGEYAMIKAAVQNGWLNEQRATMEVLTSIRRAGATAILTYHAKEVLENKWL, encoded by the coding sequence ATGTTACAACGACCAAGAAGAAATCGTAAAAGTGAGGTTATTCGACAGATGGTTCAGGAAACGCATGTAAGTGCGGCTAACCTGATCTTTCCACTGTTTATTGTGGATGGTGATAACCAGAAGACCGAAGTAGCATCCATGCCCGGTATATTTCGTTATTCCATTGATAACCTGCTGCGCGAAATAGAAAGCTGCATGAAATTAGGGTTAAAGTCTTTTGATTTATTCCCAAATATTCATGATGACTTTAAGGATAAATACGCTACTGAGAGCCACCGCGAAGAGAGCCTTTACCTGCGCGCCATCCGTGCGGTGAAAAAGGAATTCCCCGAGGCATGCGTAATTACCGATGTAGCGATGGATCCTTACAGTAGCGACGGCCATGATGGCGTCGTAGAGAACGGTGAGATCATTAACGATGCTACATTAGAAATTTTAGGCAAAATGGCATTGGCCCATGCCCGTAGTGGTGCCGATATTATTGCGCCAAGCGATATGATGGACGGCAGGGTTGGGTATATCCGCAAAACACTGGATGATGCCGGCTTTAGTAACGTATCCATCATGTCATATTCAGCCAAATATGCCAGTGCTTTCTATGGTCCTTTTAGGGATGCGTTGAACTCTGCACCCAAATTTGGAGATAAAAAAACCTACCAGATGAACCCTGCCAACCAGCGTGAAGCTTTGATAGAAGCGAACCTTGACGAACTGGAAGGGGCCGACTTCCTCATGGTAAAACCCGCTCTGGCCTACCTGGATGTGATCAAACTAATAAAAGACAATACCGAACTGCCTGTTGCTGCCTATAATGTGAGCGGCGAATATGCAATGATAAAAGCTGCGGTACAAAACGGCTGGCTAAATGAGCAGCGCGCCACCATGGAGGTGCTTACCAGCATCCGCAGGGCAGGTGCTACAGCTATACTAACTTATCATGCTAAAGAAGTGCTGGAAAATAAGTGGCTGTAG
- a CDS encoding glutamate-1-semialdehyde aminotransferase: protein MQIPDISRAKSAALYEKAKTYFPGGVNSPVRAFKSVYGTPLFIEKGDGSHIWDADGNEFIDFCCSWGPLILGHNHAAVRNKVMEVMQNGMSFGAPTALENDLAELILSNNRYIEKIRFVSSGTEAVMSAIRLARGYTKRDKILKFEGCYHGHTDALLVKAGSGLVTFGESSSAGIPKAFADETIVVGLNDTYAVDKAFADFKDQIAVVIIEPIPANNGLLLQTKEYLEYLREVCTANGSMLLFDEVISGFRVGFEGAAGYYGIQPDIITYGKIIGGGLPVGAYGASAEVMDHISPVGSVYQAGTLSGNPVAMAAGVAQLGELVKPGFYESQLQTTEAFVEGIRKFVAERGYEFKVFTIGSIFWFAFTDKESIRTADDIDPASMLKFKVMHRELINRGIYLGPSGYEVGFISSAHTIADLETTKTAIFDSLDIVFGNQ from the coding sequence ATGCAAATACCTGATATCAGCAGAGCAAAATCTGCAGCATTATACGAAAAAGCAAAGACCTATTTCCCCGGAGGCGTTAATTCCCCGGTAAGGGCGTTTAAATCTGTTTATGGTACACCACTTTTTATTGAAAAAGGCGATGGGAGCCATATCTGGGATGCGGATGGCAATGAGTTTATAGATTTTTGCTGCTCGTGGGGGCCACTGATATTGGGGCATAACCATGCTGCTGTTCGTAATAAGGTGATGGAAGTGATGCAGAACGGAATGTCCTTCGGGGCACCCACTGCGCTGGAAAATGATCTGGCAGAACTTATTCTGAGCAATAACCGCTATATCGAAAAGATCCGTTTTGTAAGCTCGGGTACCGAAGCGGTAATGTCTGCCATCAGGCTGGCAAGGGGCTATACCAAACGCGATAAGATCTTGAAATTTGAAGGCTGCTACCATGGGCATACTGATGCTTTATTGGTAAAGGCCGGCTCCGGACTGGTGACTTTTGGGGAAAGCTCATCTGCAGGCATTCCAAAAGCCTTTGCTGATGAAACAATTGTGGTTGGTTTAAATGATACCTATGCGGTTGACAAAGCCTTTGCCGATTTTAAAGACCAGATAGCAGTAGTGATCATCGAGCCCATTCCTGCTAACAATGGCTTATTACTGCAAACTAAAGAATACCTGGAATACCTGCGTGAGGTGTGTACCGCCAATGGTAGTATGCTGTTGTTTGATGAAGTGATTTCTGGCTTTAGGGTAGGCTTTGAAGGCGCTGCCGGCTATTACGGTATCCAGCCGGATATCATAACTTACGGTAAGATCATCGGTGGTGGGCTGCCGGTAGGCGCTTATGGCGCATCGGCAGAAGTAATGGATCATATTTCACCGGTAGGTTCAGTTTATCAGGCAGGCACTTTATCCGGCAATCCGGTTGCTATGGCAGCAGGCGTAGCGCAGTTGGGTGAGTTGGTAAAACCGGGTTTCTATGAAAGCCAGCTGCAGACAACAGAAGCATTTGTTGAGGGCATTCGTAAATTCGTGGCCGAGCGTGGTTATGAGTTCAAGGTTTTTACCATAGGCTCTATCTTTTGGTTTGCCTTTACGGATAAGGAGAGCATTCGTACAGCAGATGATATCGACCCGGCCAGCATGCTTAAATTTAAGGTAATGCACCGGGAACTGATCAACCGCGGTATTTATTTAGGTCCTTCAGGCTACGAAGTTGGCTTTATATCGTCAGCCCATACAATAGCCGATTTGGAAACAACAAAAACAGCTATCTTTGATAGCCTTGATATCGTGTTTGGAAACCAGTAG
- a CDS encoding two-component sensor histidine kinase, giving the protein MKKSLVIFYAIIIYAVAELMWWGYMLVNLQPRRFAMIMGEGSMFVIVFLTGAFYMHKSLAKERKLMEQKKNFLLSVTHELKSPLASIKILLQTIQKRDLSKAQILDFIDKSLLDVERLDDMVENMLLASKIENRSYSFPKAEFNLSVLVDSIVNRLQITKCDCNQQIINAEIEPKIEITGDKFALTSVVTNLVENAVKYSKPCMAVDVKLFSKDGKVYFQVADHGIGIADNEKTRIFDKFYRVGSEDTRNTKGTGLGLYIVKEVLDKHQASIRVKDNRPEGSVFEVVFA; this is encoded by the coding sequence ATGAAGAAATCGCTTGTTATTTTTTATGCCATTATCATTTATGCGGTAGCAGAACTGATGTGGTGGGGGTATATGCTGGTAAATCTGCAGCCCCGGCGGTTTGCCATGATCATGGGTGAAGGCTCTATGTTTGTTATCGTGTTTTTAACAGGTGCATTTTATATGCATAAGTCGCTTGCCAAAGAGCGCAAGCTGATGGAGCAGAAGAAGAATTTCCTGCTATCCGTTACCCATGAATTGAAATCGCCTCTGGCATCTATCAAGATCCTTTTACAAACTATCCAGAAGCGTGATCTGAGTAAAGCGCAGATCCTTGATTTTATAGATAAGTCCCTTTTAGATGTAGAGCGACTGGATGATATGGTGGAGAATATGCTATTGGCATCCAAAATCGAAAACCGCTCTTACAGCTTTCCTAAAGCAGAGTTTAATTTGTCAGTTTTGGTGGATAGTATTGTTAACCGACTGCAGATTACAAAATGTGATTGCAACCAGCAGATCATCAATGCGGAGATAGAGCCTAAGATAGAGATCACCGGGGATAAGTTTGCGCTTACTTCGGTAGTAACCAACCTGGTAGAGAATGCAGTAAAATATTCAAAACCTTGTATGGCTGTGGATGTTAAACTTTTTTCTAAAGATGGCAAGGTGTATTTCCAGGTGGCTGATCATGGCATCGGTATAGCCGATAATGAGAAAACCCGTATTTTTGATAAGTTTTACCGCGTGGGTAGCGAAGATACCCGCAATACCAAGGGCACCGGGCTTGGATTATATATTGTAAAAGAAGTGCTGGATAAGCACCAGGCCAGTATTAGAGTGAAGGATAACCGCCCCGAAGGCAGTGTTTTTGAAGTTGTATTTGCATAA
- a CDS encoding RNA polymerase subunit sigma-70: MFVEPRLTIDELVLRCKAGQRKAQEMLYKLLAAKMMGVCLRYATDRMEAEDMLQNGFIKVFQKMQDYRGDGSFEGWVRRIMVHSSIEYYRKHHRMMQLVEFDEAGLEPSVNAAAASSLEAKDLLALVTALSPGYRMVFNLYAIDGYSHKEIAEIVGISEGASKSQLSRARAVLKEQILQIEKKSYEYAG; encoded by the coding sequence ATGTTTGTGGAACCTAGGCTCACTATTGACGAACTGGTATTGCGTTGCAAAGCCGGGCAGCGTAAGGCGCAGGAAATGCTGTACAAGCTGCTGGCTGCAAAAATGATGGGCGTGTGCCTGCGATATGCCACCGACCGGATGGAAGCCGAGGACATGCTGCAGAATGGGTTTATCAAGGTTTTTCAAAAGATGCAGGACTACCGGGGCGATGGATCTTTTGAGGGATGGGTAAGGCGCATCATGGTGCACAGCTCCATCGAATATTACCGCAAACATCACCGCATGATGCAGCTGGTTGAATTTGATGAGGCAGGGCTGGAACCGTCAGTAAATGCAGCAGCGGCATCGAGCCTGGAGGCAAAAGACCTGTTAGCGCTGGTAACAGCCCTATCGCCGGGTTACCGTATGGTATTTAACCTTTATGCCATTGATGGGTATTCGCACAAGGAGATCGCTGAGATAGTTGGCATTAGCGAGGGTGCCAGCAAGTCGCAACTCTCCAGGGCCAGGGCAGTTTTAAAGGAACAAATTTTACAGATTGAAAAAAAAAGCTATGAGTATGCAGGATAA
- a CDS encoding DNA-binding response regulator, with the protein MTPTKKRILLAEDEDHLLEAIKLNLELEGYKVSTANNGKKALQIFKEERFNLVILDVMMPEIDGFVVAETIRLENSEVPIMFLTAKNTNEDKISGLKKGADDYLTKPFNLEELILRVNNLVKRSLKGEDLKEFNSYKIGEKTIHFNSFELVNEDGSITPLTKKETMLLKLLIERRNEAVSREQILETVWNYDVYPSTRTIDNFILTFRKYFEPDPKNPVYFHSIRGVGYKFTDQH; encoded by the coding sequence ATGACGCCCACAAAAAAAAGAATTTTACTAGCTGAAGACGAAGACCATTTGTTAGAAGCCATCAAATTAAACCTGGAGCTGGAAGGTTATAAAGTTTCTACAGCAAATAACGGTAAAAAAGCACTCCAGATTTTTAAAGAAGAGCGTTTTAATCTGGTGATACTGGATGTGATGATGCCGGAGATTGATGGGTTTGTGGTTGCAGAAACCATCCGCCTGGAAAACTCTGAAGTACCCATTATGTTCCTTACTGCCAAAAATACCAATGAGGATAAGATCTCCGGCCTTAAAAAAGGAGCGGATGATTACCTAACAAAACCTTTTAACCTGGAAGAACTGATTTTGAGGGTTAATAACCTGGTTAAGCGTAGTCTCAAAGGGGAAGACCTGAAAGAATTTAATAGCTACAAAATAGGTGAGAAAACTATCCATTTTAATTCATTTGAATTGGTGAACGAGGATGGCAGCATTACCCCTTTAACCAAAAAGGAAACAATGCTGCTGAAGCTTTTGATAGAGCGCCGTAACGAGGCTGTATCGCGCGAGCAGATCCTGGAGACGGTTTGGAATTATGATGTATATCCGAGTACCCGCACCATCGATAACTTTATCTTAACCTTCCGCAAGTATTTTGAACCGGATCCTAAAAATCCTGTATATTTTCACTCTATCCGCGGCGTGGGTTACAAGTTTACAGATCAGCACTAG
- a CDS encoding cytoplasmic protein, with protein sequence MDKPSYLNFKVDQYAWKPDINYRVHPELYRVGKGEQGVLICEPYKGEIGRHWRFKTEAIAIESSDAIYNQFLDFVKQDDFVGMDMARKYLQMGYTRARRYANYKGGKKYDKAHNYQQLQRGTGEDEKAKAAAIFYQKWKAAEGIEPYRTLKAQWKKEKG encoded by the coding sequence ATGGATAAACCCAGCTATTTAAATTTCAAAGTTGACCAATATGCATGGAAGCCGGACATCAACTATCGCGTTCATCCGGAGCTATACCGCGTTGGCAAGGGCGAGCAGGGCGTACTGATCTGCGAGCCTTACAAAGGTGAGATTGGCCGGCACTGGCGCTTTAAAACGGAAGCCATCGCCATAGAAAGCAGTGATGCCATCTATAACCAATTCCTTGATTTTGTGAAGCAAGATGATTTTGTGGGGATGGATATGGCCCGCAAGTATTTGCAGATGGGTTATACCAGGGCAAGGCGCTACGCTAATTACAAAGGCGGCAAAAAGTACGATAAAGCGCACAACTACCAGCAGCTGCAACGCGGGACCGGCGAGGACGAAAAAGCCAAAGCCGCTGCCATTTTTTACCAAAAGTGGAAGGCTGCAGAAGGCATTGAACCTTACCGAACCTTAAAAGCGCAGTGGAAAAAAGAGAAAGGGTAA